A genomic window from Micromonospora sp. WMMA1947 includes:
- a CDS encoding MerR family transcriptional regulator: MGEPELRSGRLADAAGVSVQTLRYYERRGLLAAPRRSPGGHRLYPPETVTLLRVVKAAQRLGFTLDEVAGVLGRGRGAGLQGHARRKLAEVERRLADLTVVRDTLRAAVAAGCDDPVECAGSACCPLPFAEGADRTARPASGPVSLRSDT, encoded by the coding sequence ATGGGCGAGCCGGAGCTGCGCAGCGGCCGGCTCGCCGACGCGGCCGGCGTGTCCGTGCAGACCCTGCGCTACTACGAACGGCGCGGGCTGCTGGCCGCGCCCCGGCGGTCGCCGGGCGGGCACCGCCTCTACCCGCCCGAGACCGTCACCCTGCTGCGGGTGGTGAAGGCCGCGCAGCGTCTCGGTTTCACCCTCGACGAGGTCGCCGGCGTGCTGGGACGCGGCCGGGGCGCGGGCCTGCAGGGGCACGCGCGGCGCAAGCTCGCCGAGGTGGAGCGGCGGCTGGCGGATCTCACCGTGGTCCGCGACACGCTCCGGGCCGCCGTCGCGGCCGGCTGCGACGACCCGGTCGAGTGTGCCGGCAGCGCCTGCTGCCCCCTGCCGTTCGCCGAGGGCGCCGACCGGACTGCCCGGCCGGCCTCCGGCCCGGTGTCGCTACGGTCTGACACATGA
- a CDS encoding DUF6069 family protein codes for MISSTGTGVGSRRSHSFRRLAVTGLVATLGAMAVTTLAAALARAAGVDFEIPDGGGETIPLGGFAVVTGFFSLVGVVIAAVLLRFSAYPARRFVWTAVSLTALSMVPPLIAGGDAATTVTLVGLHLVAAAVMIPALAWSLRARKGDRG; via the coding sequence ATGATCAGCAGCACCGGCACCGGCGTGGGCTCTCGCCGTTCGCACAGCTTCCGGCGGCTCGCCGTCACCGGCCTGGTCGCCACCCTCGGCGCGATGGCGGTCACCACGCTCGCGGCGGCGCTCGCCCGGGCCGCCGGTGTGGACTTCGAGATCCCGGACGGCGGCGGCGAGACGATCCCGTTGGGCGGGTTCGCCGTCGTGACCGGATTCTTCTCGCTCGTCGGCGTCGTCATCGCCGCCGTCCTGTTGCGGTTCAGCGCCTACCCCGCGCGGCGGTTCGTGTGGACGGCGGTGTCGCTGACCGCGCTGTCGATGGTCCCGCCGTTGATCGCCGGGGGCGACGCCGCCACTACTGTCACGCTGGTCGGGCTGCACCTGGTCGCGGCGGCGGTGATGATCCCCGCCCTGGCGTGGAGCCTGCGCGCGAGGAAGGGCGACCGGGGGTAG
- a CDS encoding tRNA (adenine-N1)-methyltransferase has protein sequence MTAEISTVPALPPVHRGPFRPGDRVQLTDPKGRMHTVTLEPGKEFHTHRGILKHDTLIGLPDGSVVTTSGGGTAFLALRPLLSDYVLSMPRGAQVIYPKDSAQIVAMGDIFPGAKVLEAGAGSGALSCSLLRAVGTEGELHSFEVRDDFAQIARRNVEAFFNGPHPAWNLHVGDVADCAETGFDRIILDMLTPWEMLDMVERALVPGGVLIGYVATTPQLSELVEALRERGGWTEPRAWESLVRDWHAEGLAVRPDHRMIAHTAFLVSARKLAPGVTAPPRRRKPSKGAEAYAQRRDALRAAAAARAATEPEES, from the coding sequence GTGACCGCAGAGATCTCCACCGTCCCGGCGCTGCCCCCGGTCCACCGCGGGCCGTTCCGGCCCGGCGACCGGGTCCAGCTCACCGACCCGAAGGGCCGGATGCACACCGTGACGCTGGAGCCCGGCAAGGAGTTCCACACCCACCGCGGGATCCTCAAGCACGACACCCTGATCGGCCTGCCCGACGGCAGCGTGGTCACCACCTCCGGCGGCGGCACCGCGTTCCTGGCGCTGCGGCCACTGCTGTCGGACTACGTGCTGTCCATGCCGCGCGGCGCCCAGGTGATCTACCCGAAGGACTCGGCGCAGATCGTCGCCATGGGCGACATCTTCCCCGGCGCCAAGGTGCTGGAGGCCGGCGCCGGGTCGGGCGCGCTGTCCTGCTCGCTGCTGCGGGCCGTCGGCACCGAGGGCGAGCTGCACTCGTTCGAGGTACGCGACGACTTCGCCCAGATCGCCCGCCGCAACGTCGAGGCGTTCTTCAACGGTCCGCACCCGGCCTGGAACCTGCACGTCGGCGACGTCGCCGACTGCGCCGAGACCGGATTCGACCGGATCATCCTGGACATGCTCACCCCGTGGGAGATGCTCGACATGGTCGAGCGGGCGCTCGTGCCCGGCGGCGTGCTGATCGGCTACGTGGCCACCACCCCGCAGCTGTCCGAGCTGGTCGAGGCGCTGCGCGAGCGCGGCGGCTGGACCGAGCCGCGCGCCTGGGAGTCGCTGGTGCGCGACTGGCACGCCGAGGGGCTCGCGGTCCGCCCGGACCACCGGATGATCGCCCATACCGCGTTCCTCGTCTCCGCGCGCAAGCTCGCCCCCGGGGTCACCGCGCCGCCGCGCCGGCGCAAGCCCAGCAAGGGCGCCGAGGCGTACGCGCAGCGCCGTGACGCCCTGCGCGCCGCCGCCGCGGCCCGCGCGGCGACGGAGCCGGAGGAGTCCTGA
- a CDS encoding YnfA family protein, giving the protein MTVVRSILLFLLAALAEIGGAWLVWQGWRENRGLLWVAAGVIALGAYGFVATFQPDPNFGRILAAYGGVFVAGSLAWGMVVDRFRPDRYDLVGAAICLVGVAVIMYAPRTG; this is encoded by the coding sequence ATGACGGTCGTCCGGTCCATCCTGCTGTTCCTGCTCGCCGCGCTCGCCGAGATCGGCGGCGCCTGGCTGGTCTGGCAGGGCTGGCGGGAGAACCGCGGGCTGCTCTGGGTCGCCGCCGGGGTGATCGCGCTCGGCGCCTACGGGTTCGTGGCCACCTTCCAGCCGGACCCGAACTTCGGTCGCATCCTCGCCGCCTACGGCGGCGTCTTCGTCGCCGGGTCGCTCGCCTGGGGCATGGTGGTCGACAGGTTCCGGCCCGACCGCTACGACCTCGTCGGCGCGGCCATCTGCCTGGTCGGCGTCGCCGTCATCATGTACGCGCCGCGGACGGGCTGA
- a CDS encoding RNA polymerase subunit sigma-70, translating to MGAETRRAEPDVRELAEVGEPAFAALAQRHRRELHVHCYRMLGSFEDAEDTVQETFLRAWRRRETFAGRSTFRAWLYRIATNACLDRLSAYRPEPATGGEVRWLQPYPDRLLDELPAAGADEPEAVAVARETIELAYLVAVQHLAPRPRAVLILRDVLGWPAKEVAELLGDSVNSVNSALQRARAGMREHLPAQRQDWTGDETDTRTRELVRRFTDAAVAKDVGALAAMLRDDVRCSMPPTPGLQIGRDAVVNDWIADGFESLGSMRALPTAVNRQPAVAFYLWQESDGAYLPLTVDALRITGGEITEIVTFHADRFPQLGLPERLPADRTP from the coding sequence ATGGGTGCGGAGACGCGGCGGGCGGAGCCGGACGTACGCGAGCTGGCTGAGGTCGGCGAGCCGGCGTTCGCCGCGCTGGCGCAGCGGCACCGGCGGGAGCTGCACGTGCACTGCTACCGGATGCTCGGATCGTTCGAGGACGCCGAGGACACCGTGCAGGAGACGTTCCTGCGCGCCTGGCGACGGCGGGAGACGTTCGCGGGACGATCGACATTCCGGGCCTGGCTGTACCGGATCGCCACGAACGCCTGCCTGGACCGGCTCTCCGCGTACCGGCCCGAGCCCGCGACCGGCGGCGAGGTGCGGTGGCTGCAGCCGTACCCGGACCGGCTGCTCGACGAGCTGCCCGCCGCCGGCGCCGACGAGCCGGAGGCCGTCGCGGTGGCCCGCGAGACGATCGAACTGGCGTACCTGGTCGCGGTGCAGCACCTCGCGCCGCGCCCGCGCGCCGTGCTGATCCTGCGCGACGTGCTCGGCTGGCCCGCCAAGGAGGTCGCGGAACTGCTCGGTGACTCGGTCAACTCGGTGAACAGCGCCTTGCAGCGCGCCCGCGCCGGCATGCGGGAACACCTGCCCGCGCAGCGGCAGGACTGGACCGGCGACGAGACCGATACCCGAACCCGCGAGCTGGTACGCCGCTTCACCGACGCCGCGGTCGCCAAGGACGTCGGCGCTCTCGCCGCGATGCTGCGCGACGACGTGCGGTGCTCGATGCCGCCCACGCCCGGCCTGCAGATCGGCCGCGACGCCGTGGTGAACGACTGGATCGCGGACGGCTTCGAGAGCCTGGGCAGCATGCGGGCCCTGCCCACCGCCGTGAACCGGCAGCCCGCCGTCGCGTTCTACCTGTGGCAGGAGAGCGACGGTGCGTACCTGCCACTCACCGTCGACGCCCTGCGCATCACCGGCGGGGAGATCACCGAGATCGTCACGTTCCACGCCGACCGGTTCCCGCAGCTCGGGCTGCCGGAGCGCCTGCCGGCCGACCGTACGCCGTAG
- a CDS encoding HAD family phosphatase: MLFDMDGTLVDSEKLWDVALQELAAVYGGVLSGDARRAIVGTGMADAMRIVHDDLGQPERDVQASADWISARILELFRTGLQWRPGALALLRAVRDAGIPTALVTSSGRSLVEVALDTLGRDSFDAVVCGDEVDAAKPHPEPYLTAARLLGVPVERCVAIEDSPTGVASALAAGAAVLAVPAEVPLAPADGVHQMESLLGADLELLAALLNR, translated from the coding sequence GTGCTCTTCGACATGGACGGCACCCTGGTCGACAGCGAGAAGCTGTGGGACGTCGCGTTGCAGGAGCTGGCCGCCGTGTACGGCGGTGTCCTGTCCGGGGACGCCCGCCGCGCGATCGTCGGCACCGGGATGGCCGACGCGATGCGGATCGTGCACGACGACCTGGGCCAGCCGGAGCGGGACGTCCAGGCCAGCGCCGACTGGATCAGCGCCCGGATCCTGGAGCTGTTCCGCACCGGGCTGCAGTGGCGTCCGGGCGCGCTGGCGCTGCTGCGCGCGGTACGCGACGCCGGCATCCCCACCGCGCTGGTCACCTCCAGCGGCCGGTCCCTGGTCGAGGTGGCTCTGGACACGCTGGGCCGGGACAGCTTCGACGCGGTGGTCTGCGGCGACGAGGTGGACGCGGCCAAACCGCACCCGGAGCCGTACCTGACCGCCGCGCGTCTGCTGGGCGTGCCGGTCGAGCGGTGCGTGGCGATCGAGGACTCACCGACCGGGGTGGCGAGCGCGCTCGCCGCCGGTGCGGCGGTGCTGGCGGTGCCGGCCGAGGTGCCGCTGGCGCCCGCCGACGGCGTACACCAGATGGAGAGCCTGCTCGGGGCGGACCTGGAGCTGCTCGCGGCCCTGCTCAACCGTTAG
- a CDS encoding M50 family metallopeptidase — translation MLLLTVVVTVLYAALARRQLDLGPLGGYLVGLGFVISLLGSVLLHELGHALTARRYGIGVRGITLELLGGYTEMDRDAPSPRAELLISLAGPAVSAVLGAGAVAATLALPAGTLGHQLAFQLAVSNVVVAIFNSLPGLPLDGGRALRAAVWALTRDRHRGTEVAGWVGRAVALGTLVLVVVLTMRRALAPLALPLLLLVALTLWRGAGQSIRMARIGRRLHLVDLARLARPVLAVPTGTPLAEAQRRRDEAGTTGAALGVVDSAGRTVALVDPARVAAVPPERRPWVAVDEVARDLSAVPALPAGADGERVLETVRTHPGAQYVVTAGEDVVGVLHIADLAQLLEPERKTNT, via the coding sequence ATGCTGCTGCTCACCGTCGTGGTCACCGTGCTGTACGCGGCGCTGGCCCGCCGCCAGCTCGACCTCGGCCCGCTCGGCGGCTACCTGGTCGGCCTCGGGTTCGTGATCTCGCTGCTCGGCTCCGTGCTGCTGCACGAGCTGGGGCACGCGCTGACCGCCCGCCGGTACGGCATCGGTGTGCGGGGGATCACTCTGGAACTCCTCGGCGGGTACACCGAGATGGACCGCGACGCCCCCAGCCCTCGGGCCGAGCTGCTGATCTCCCTGGCCGGCCCGGCCGTGTCCGCGGTGCTCGGCGCCGGCGCGGTCGCCGCCACCCTCGCCCTGCCCGCCGGCACGCTCGGCCACCAGCTCGCCTTCCAGCTCGCGGTCAGCAACGTGGTGGTGGCGATCTTCAACAGCCTGCCCGGGCTGCCGCTGGACGGCGGGCGGGCGCTGCGCGCCGCGGTGTGGGCGCTCACCCGCGACCGGCACCGCGGCACCGAGGTGGCCGGCTGGGTGGGCCGGGCCGTCGCGCTGGGCACGCTGGTGCTGGTCGTGGTGCTCACCATGCGCCGGGCACTGGCCCCGCTGGCCCTGCCGCTGCTGCTGCTCGTCGCGCTGACGCTGTGGCGCGGCGCCGGTCAGTCGATCCGGATGGCCCGCATCGGCCGGCGGCTGCACCTGGTCGACCTGGCCCGGCTGGCCCGCCCGGTGCTCGCCGTGCCCACCGGCACACCGCTGGCCGAGGCCCAGCGCCGCCGCGACGAGGCGGGCACCACCGGGGCGGCGCTCGGCGTGGTCGACTCGGCCGGCCGTACCGTCGCCTTGGTCGACCCGGCCCGCGTCGCCGCCGTACCCCCGGAACGAAGGCCGTGGGTCGCGGTGGACGAGGTGGCCCGCGACCTGTCCGCCGTGCCGGCCCTGCCGGCCGGGGCGGACGGCGAGCGGGTGCTGGAGACCGTGCGCACCCACCCGGGCGCGCAGTACGTCGTGACGGCAGGCGAAGATGTGGTCGGCGTGCTGCACATCGCGGATCTCGCCCAGCTCCTGGAACCCGAACGGAAGACGAACACGTGA
- a CDS encoding ABC transporter ATP-binding protein: MTATVGREQAAARANDVWKVYGSGEAQVVALRGVSAEFERGRFTAIMGPSGSGKSTLMHCLAGLDTVTKGTVMIGDTTVTGLNDAGLTKLRRDKVGFIFQQFNLLPTLTAQENILLPLSIAGRKPDPAWYDVVIDTVGLRERLGHRPAQLSGGQQQRVACARALVARPEVIFADEPTGNLDSRSGAEVLKFLRNSVREHGQTIVMVTHDPTAAAYADRVVFLADGQIVSELIEPTAETVLDTMKKLDAPVEVGN; encoded by the coding sequence GTGACCGCGACGGTAGGCCGAGAGCAGGCCGCGGCCCGGGCGAACGATGTGTGGAAGGTGTACGGCAGCGGCGAGGCGCAGGTCGTCGCCCTGCGAGGGGTGAGCGCCGAGTTCGAACGCGGCCGGTTCACCGCGATCATGGGGCCGTCGGGCTCCGGGAAGTCCACACTGATGCACTGCCTCGCGGGTCTGGACACGGTGACCAAGGGCACCGTGATGATCGGCGACACCACCGTGACGGGTCTCAACGACGCGGGTCTGACGAAGCTGCGCCGCGACAAGGTGGGCTTCATCTTCCAGCAGTTCAACCTGCTGCCGACGCTCACCGCGCAGGAGAACATCCTGCTGCCCCTGTCGATCGCCGGGCGCAAGCCCGACCCGGCCTGGTACGACGTCGTGATCGACACGGTCGGCCTGCGGGAGCGGCTCGGGCACCGCCCGGCGCAGCTCTCCGGCGGCCAGCAGCAGCGCGTGGCGTGCGCCCGGGCGCTCGTGGCCCGTCCCGAGGTGATCTTCGCGGACGAGCCGACGGGCAACCTGGACTCCCGCTCCGGCGCCGAGGTGCTCAAGTTCCTGCGCAACTCGGTGCGCGAGCACGGCCAGACCATCGTCATGGTCACGCACGACCCGACCGCCGCCGCGTACGCCGACCGGGTGGTCTTCCTCGCCGACGGGCAGATCGTCTCGGAGCTGATCGAGCCGACCGCCGAGACGGTGCTGGACACGATGAAGAAGCTGGACGCCCCGGTCGAGGTGGGCAACTGA
- a CDS encoding FtsX-like permease family protein, giving the protein MLRATLKSLLARKLRLLLSGLAVVLGVMFVSGAFVLTDTLGRSFDAVFADAYAEVDVSVEAKPKIDVSTAEGMPLSTPLPASVLDQVKAAPGVADAKGVVAADGARMIGSNGKVVTSFGPPQLGQNWLGESDLVEIREGRAPQADDEIVINTSLAEAGKVKVGDRVGVLTLAPKKEFTLVGVFGYSGGRDSIGGANEIYFTTPVAQQLMLGKPDMFSNISVQAADGTTPAALRDELARTLGTGYQVKTGEQLADDASAGLKEGLSFFNKILLGFAAVALLVGTFLILNTFSIIVAQRTRELALMRAIGASGRQVIGSVVLEALAVGLIASVLGLAAGIGVGALLAYLFGQLAGGLTLAGLGVPASAVIGAFAVGMLITVIAALLPALRASRIPPIAAMQDVATPDRPLTKVTIGGAVVTGIGAVLLFLGLGGHAGDSTLATILGGVLFAFIGVALLTPVISRPVVSLLGTLFSWSVPGKLGRLNSGRNPRRTAITAAALMVGIALVTGVTVILDSAKGSIGKLAEDNIKAELVISGSTTGPRPASFDPAVLEKAAAIPGVRMVSGEYGDMGVVGGERTWVAASSNVAALQQIFGAKAAAGDISTLAPDQMLVSSDTAKARNLSVGSTVPVQLSRGEARTYTVSGIYESSQLTNPVTLPPQAAADFAIPQPIQGFLQLAPGTSVDAVQPQVERLLADSPEVSVADRAAFIEQQTGQLDSLLQMIQILLALAIVIAVLGIINTLALSVLERTRELGLLRAIGLRRAQTMRMITVEAVVISIFGALLGVVVGTGLGAAVVEALKDEGITDLVLPWGQMVTFLILAAIIGVVAAVLPAIRAARINVLGAIAHD; this is encoded by the coding sequence ATGCTGCGGGCAACGCTCAAGAGCCTGCTGGCGCGCAAGCTGCGCCTGCTTCTGTCCGGGCTGGCGGTGGTGCTCGGCGTCATGTTCGTCTCCGGCGCGTTCGTGCTCACCGACACGCTCGGGCGGTCCTTCGACGCGGTCTTCGCCGACGCGTACGCCGAGGTCGACGTGAGCGTCGAGGCGAAGCCGAAGATCGACGTCTCCACGGCCGAGGGGATGCCGCTGAGCACCCCGCTGCCGGCATCCGTGCTCGACCAGGTCAAGGCAGCGCCCGGCGTCGCCGACGCCAAGGGTGTGGTCGCCGCCGACGGCGCCCGCATGATCGGCAGCAACGGCAAGGTGGTCACCTCGTTCGGTCCGCCGCAGCTGGGCCAGAACTGGCTCGGTGAGAGCGACCTGGTGGAGATACGCGAGGGCCGCGCGCCGCAGGCCGACGACGAGATCGTGATCAACACCTCGCTCGCCGAGGCGGGCAAGGTCAAGGTCGGCGACCGGGTCGGTGTGCTGACGCTCGCCCCGAAGAAGGAGTTCACGCTCGTCGGCGTGTTCGGCTACAGCGGCGGCCGGGACTCGATCGGTGGCGCCAACGAGATCTACTTCACCACCCCGGTGGCGCAGCAGCTGATGCTGGGCAAGCCGGACATGTTCAGCAACATCAGCGTCCAGGCCGCCGACGGCACCACGCCGGCCGCGCTGCGCGACGAGCTGGCCCGCACGCTGGGCACCGGCTACCAGGTCAAGACCGGCGAGCAGCTCGCCGACGACGCCTCGGCCGGCCTCAAGGAGGGGCTGTCGTTCTTCAACAAGATCCTCCTCGGGTTCGCCGCGGTGGCGCTGCTGGTCGGCACGTTCCTGATCCTCAACACGTTCTCGATCATCGTGGCGCAGCGCACCCGTGAGCTGGCCCTGATGCGGGCCATCGGGGCCAGCGGCAGGCAGGTCATCGGCTCGGTGGTGCTGGAGGCGCTCGCGGTCGGCCTGATCGCCTCGGTGCTGGGGCTCGCCGCCGGCATCGGCGTGGGCGCGCTGCTGGCGTACCTGTTCGGTCAGCTCGCCGGGGGTCTGACCCTGGCCGGGCTGGGCGTGCCGGCCTCGGCGGTGATCGGCGCGTTCGCGGTCGGCATGCTGATCACGGTGATCGCCGCGCTCCTGCCGGCGCTGCGCGCCTCGCGCATCCCGCCGATCGCCGCGATGCAGGACGTCGCCACGCCGGACCGGCCGCTGACCAAGGTCACCATCGGCGGTGCGGTGGTCACCGGCATCGGCGCGGTGCTGCTGTTCCTCGGTCTCGGCGGGCACGCCGGCGACAGCACCCTGGCGACCATCCTCGGTGGCGTGCTGTTCGCGTTCATCGGGGTGGCGCTGCTGACCCCGGTGATCAGCCGGCCGGTGGTCTCGCTGCTCGGCACGCTGTTCTCCTGGTCGGTGCCGGGCAAGCTGGGCCGGCTCAACTCGGGCCGCAACCCGCGGCGCACCGCGATCACCGCGGCCGCGCTGATGGTGGGCATCGCCCTGGTCACCGGCGTAACGGTGATCCTGGACTCGGCCAAGGGCAGCATCGGCAAGCTGGCCGAGGACAACATCAAGGCGGAGCTGGTGATCTCCGGGTCCACGACCGGGCCGCGTCCGGCGAGCTTCGACCCGGCGGTGCTGGAGAAGGCCGCCGCAATTCCCGGCGTGCGGATGGTCTCCGGCGAGTACGGCGACATGGGCGTGGTCGGCGGCGAGCGGACCTGGGTGGCCGCGTCGAGCAACGTGGCCGCGCTCCAGCAGATCTTCGGGGCGAAGGCCGCCGCCGGTGACATCAGCACCCTCGCGCCGGACCAGATGCTGGTCAGCTCCGACACCGCGAAGGCGCGCAACCTCTCCGTCGGCTCGACGGTGCCGGTGCAGCTGTCCCGCGGTGAGGCCCGCACCTACACGGTCAGCGGCATTTACGAGAGTTCGCAGCTGACCAACCCGGTGACGCTGCCGCCGCAGGCCGCGGCGGACTTCGCCATCCCGCAGCCCATCCAGGGCTTCCTGCAGCTCGCCCCCGGCACGTCGGTGGACGCGGTGCAGCCGCAGGTCGAGCGACTGCTGGCGGACAGCCCCGAGGTGTCGGTGGCGGACCGGGCCGCGTTCATCGAGCAGCAGACCGGGCAGCTGGACTCTCTGCTCCAGATGATCCAGATCCTGCTGGCGCTGGCCATCGTGATCGCGGTGCTGGGCATCATCAACACGCTCGCGCTGTCGGTGCTGGAACGGACCCGGGAGCTGGGTCTGTTGCGGGCGATCGGCCTGCGCCGCGCCCAGACCATGCGCATGATCACGGTCGAGGCGGTGGTGATCTCCATCTTCGGCGCGCTGCTGGGCGTGGTGGTCGGCACCGGTCTCGGCGCGGCGGTGGTCGAGGCGCTCAAGGACGAGGGCATCACCGACCTGGTCCTGCCGTGGGGTCAGATGGTGACGTTCCTGATCCTGGCCGCGATCATCGGCGTGGTCGCGGCGGTCCTGCCGGCGATCCGCGCCGCGCGGATCAACGTCCTGGGCGCCATCGCCCACGACTGA
- a CDS encoding neutral zinc metallopeptidase, giving the protein MGDRAGRQGRGPIAGLVVAALVAAGCMAGGYDQGEPQQPAPRSSAQPESQTTRADGTTSVAEFQQDIQDAVRLAERYWAQQFRASGQRFTPIRRVVAYSREGEVACAGQGLPRNNAVYCSAGDFIAYDVNWSVAAFRQIGDAFLFYLLGHEYAHGMQVRLGIRYNFTIQQELQADCMAGAYLGDSVRSGALELEDGDLEEFREGLLAVGDDPDQPWFAEGSHGTAEQRSESFFRGYEKSLGACGLG; this is encoded by the coding sequence GTGGGGGACAGGGCGGGACGTCAGGGGCGTGGGCCGATCGCCGGACTGGTGGTAGCCGCGCTGGTCGCGGCCGGCTGCATGGCCGGCGGCTACGACCAGGGCGAGCCGCAGCAGCCCGCACCCCGGAGCAGCGCGCAGCCCGAGTCGCAGACCACCAGGGCGGACGGCACCACCAGCGTCGCCGAGTTCCAGCAGGACATCCAGGACGCGGTACGGCTGGCCGAACGGTACTGGGCGCAGCAGTTCCGCGCCTCCGGCCAGCGGTTCACCCCGATCCGGCGGGTCGTGGCCTACAGCCGCGAGGGCGAGGTGGCCTGCGCCGGGCAGGGGCTGCCGCGCAACAACGCGGTGTACTGCTCGGCCGGCGACTTCATCGCCTACGACGTGAACTGGTCGGTGGCGGCGTTCCGGCAGATCGGCGACGCGTTCCTGTTCTACCTGCTCGGCCACGAGTACGCCCACGGCATGCAGGTGCGGCTGGGCATCCGCTACAACTTCACCATCCAGCAGGAGCTGCAGGCCGACTGCATGGCCGGGGCGTACCTCGGGGACAGCGTGCGGTCCGGGGCGCTGGAGCTGGAGGACGGTGACCTGGAGGAGTTCCGCGAAGGGCTGCTGGCGGTCGGCGACGACCCGGATCAGCCCTGGTTCGCCGAGGGCTCGCACGGCACCGCCGAGCAGCGCAGCGAATCGTTCTTCCGGGGGTACGAGAAGTCGCTCGGCGCCTGCGGTCTCGGGTGA
- a CDS encoding response regulator transcription factor, giving the protein MTEGAVSRPVRVLLADDQPLLRTGFRMVLGAEDDLDVVGEAGDGAEAVELSRRLLPDVVLMDIRMPRLDGVAATRAIVSARLPVRVLVLTTFAQDEHVVGSLRAGASGFLTKDVPAEDLVAAIRTVAAGGAVMSPRVLRRLLDRFAPMLPDPSAAPARALEPLTDREREVLTHMARGLSNAEIARVLSVSETTVKTHVGHVLTKLRLRDRVQAVVLAYETGLVRPGG; this is encoded by the coding sequence ATGACCGAGGGCGCCGTGTCCCGGCCGGTGCGGGTCCTGCTCGCCGACGACCAGCCGCTGCTGCGTACCGGATTCCGGATGGTGCTCGGCGCGGAGGACGACCTCGACGTGGTGGGTGAGGCCGGCGACGGCGCGGAGGCGGTGGAGCTGTCCCGGCGGCTGCTGCCCGACGTGGTGCTGATGGACATCCGGATGCCCCGTCTGGACGGCGTGGCCGCCACCCGGGCGATCGTGTCGGCCCGGCTGCCGGTACGCGTGCTCGTGCTCACCACGTTCGCGCAGGACGAACACGTCGTCGGATCGCTGCGCGCCGGGGCGAGCGGCTTCCTGACCAAGGACGTGCCGGCCGAGGACCTCGTCGCGGCGATCCGCACGGTGGCCGCGGGCGGCGCGGTGATGTCCCCGCGCGTCCTGCGCCGGCTGCTGGACCGCTTCGCCCCTATGCTGCCGGACCCGTCCGCCGCGCCGGCGCGGGCGCTGGAGCCGCTTACCGACAGGGAACGCGAGGTGCTCACCCACATGGCGCGCGGACTGTCCAACGCGGAGATCGCCCGGGTGCTGTCGGTCAGCGAGACCACCGTGAAAACCCATGTCGGGCATGTGCTGACGAAGCTACGGTTACGCGACCGGGTGCAGGCCGTCGTGCTCGCGTACGAGACGGGTCTGGTCCGTCCCGGCGGGTGA
- a CDS encoding PD-(D/E)XK nuclease family protein, whose amino-acid sequence MIDSPGDQTAAAAPVTVRASLSPSRAADFKTCPLLYRFRSIDRLPERPTVEQARGTLVHAVLERLFDLPAAARTPESAGDLVAPQWDRLVTEEPELATLFADGDAVGPQEFLRSATALLDGYFAVEDPRRLEPAEREALISAVVDDELLIRGYLDRLDVAPDGALRVVDYKTGGAPREAFEARALFQLKFYALVLWRTRGVVPRVLRLLYLKDAEVCDYAPDAEELVRFERTVVALWRAIEQATARQDFRPRPSRLCDWCNHQALCPSYGGTPPPFPTPAAAPDPLVDARSRPAPPGADE is encoded by the coding sequence ATGATCGACAGTCCCGGTGACCAGACGGCGGCAGCGGCGCCGGTCACGGTGCGGGCCTCGTTGTCACCGTCGCGGGCGGCCGACTTCAAGACCTGCCCGCTGCTCTACCGGTTCCGCAGCATCGACCGGCTGCCCGAGCGGCCCACAGTCGAGCAGGCGCGGGGCACGCTCGTGCACGCCGTGCTGGAGCGGCTGTTCGACCTGCCGGCCGCCGCGCGCACCCCGGAGTCCGCCGGTGATCTGGTCGCCCCGCAGTGGGACCGCCTGGTCACCGAGGAGCCGGAGCTGGCCACGCTGTTCGCCGACGGCGACGCCGTCGGGCCGCAGGAGTTCCTCCGGTCGGCGACGGCGCTGCTCGACGGCTACTTCGCGGTGGAGGACCCGCGCCGGCTGGAGCCGGCCGAGCGCGAGGCGCTGATCTCCGCGGTGGTGGACGACGAGTTGCTCATCCGGGGCTACCTCGACCGGCTCGACGTCGCGCCGGACGGCGCGCTGCGGGTGGTCGACTACAAGACCGGCGGGGCGCCGCGGGAGGCGTTCGAGGCGCGGGCGCTGTTCCAGCTCAAGTTCTACGCCCTGGTGCTGTGGCGCACCCGTGGCGTGGTGCCGCGGGTGCTGCGTCTGCTCTACCTCAAGGACGCCGAGGTGTGCGACTACGCCCCGGACGCCGAGGAGCTGGTGCGCTTCGAGCGCACCGTGGTGGCGCTGTGGCGGGCGATTGAGCAGGCCACCGCCCGGCAGGACTTCCGTCCCCGGCCGAGCCGCCTGTGCGACTGGTGCAACCACCAGGCGTTGTGCCCGAGCTATGGCGGGACGCCGCCGCCGTTCCCGACGCCCGCCGCCGCGCCCGACCCGCTGGTGGACGCCCGCTCCCGCCCGGCGCCACCGGGCGCCGACGAGTAA